In the genome of Myxococcus stipitatus, one region contains:
- a CDS encoding RNA polymerase sigma factor, giving the protein MMGAGVRATMDDGQHQQFDAFARSRRPGLLRLARRLCVGGGIEAEDLVQETLERAYRNFDRLVTENPSAVSVWLSTTLSNRFLDHCRRRRTEVLGAPSLRVVQTPEVSGEPTPMEQWEQVSREDFLRAIEQLRPPQIREAYRLHVAGLRYRAIAEQLDAPEGTVGRWLSEARKALRELLTGGASPGEGRARP; this is encoded by the coding sequence ATGATGGGTGCAGGGGTTCGCGCCACGATGGACGATGGGCAGCACCAACAGTTCGATGCATTCGCCCGCTCGAGACGGCCGGGATTGCTACGCCTTGCCCGGCGTCTGTGTGTCGGGGGAGGCATCGAAGCCGAGGACCTGGTGCAGGAGACGCTGGAGCGCGCCTACCGGAACTTCGACCGGCTGGTGACGGAGAACCCCAGCGCGGTGAGCGTGTGGTTGAGCACCACACTGAGCAACCGTTTCCTGGACCACTGCCGCCGAAGACGCACGGAAGTCCTCGGGGCTCCGTCGCTGCGTGTCGTGCAGACGCCGGAGGTGTCTGGAGAGCCCACACCCATGGAGCAGTGGGAGCAGGTGAGCCGCGAAGACTTCCTGCGCGCCATCGAACAGCTGCGTCCTCCGCAGATTCGGGAGGCCTACCGGCTGCACGTGGCGGGGCTGAGGTACCGCGCCATCGCGGAACAGTTGGACGCCCCCGAGGGAACGGTGGGCCGGTGGCTCAGCGAGGCGCGCAAGGCGCTGCGGGAGTTGCTGACCGGAGGCGCCTCCCCGGGCGAGGGCAGGGCGAGACCATGA
- a CDS encoding alpha/beta hydrolase yields MRSDVQLTEEGTGGGPRVLLLPGLGARGSGFRALAKVLRPMARTVLVEYPEGEHAAVGAGALARQVAQAAGEMDAVVASSFGGMVAAHLAASGAVRGVAFLGAFTRTEHLGPRGLLIGMMGPIARWGRPGIVAAGLAAWRPVALSQVREVVPTTAVERDTTWHRALSIGSEPPPPELCRSNVACICIQGDRDVLVPPATVERLARSLPPGTPRHLLKGAGHVPYFTHPRECASLLAPWLERLAFARSVSVA; encoded by the coding sequence ATGCGTTCGGACGTGCAGCTCACGGAAGAGGGGACGGGCGGCGGGCCCAGGGTGCTGTTGTTGCCGGGGCTGGGGGCGCGGGGCTCCGGGTTCCGTGCGCTGGCGAAGGTGCTGAGGCCCATGGCCCGGACGGTCCTCGTCGAGTACCCGGAAGGGGAGCACGCGGCCGTGGGCGCGGGCGCCCTGGCGCGGCAGGTGGCGCAGGCGGCGGGGGAGATGGACGCGGTGGTGGCCAGCTCCTTCGGGGGCATGGTGGCCGCGCACCTGGCGGCGTCCGGCGCGGTGCGGGGCGTGGCCTTCCTGGGCGCCTTCACGCGCACGGAGCACCTGGGGCCGCGGGGGCTTCTCATCGGGATGATGGGGCCCATCGCCCGGTGGGGGCGGCCCGGCATCGTCGCGGCGGGGCTGGCGGCGTGGCGGCCCGTCGCGCTCTCGCAGGTGCGGGAGGTGGTGCCCACCACGGCGGTGGAGCGCGACACCACGTGGCACCGCGCGCTCTCCATCGGCAGCGAGCCGCCGCCCCCCGAGCTGTGCCGGTCGAACGTCGCCTGCATCTGCATCCAGGGGGACCGCGACGTGCTGGTGCCCCCCGCCACGGTGGAGCGGCTGGCTCGCTCCCTTCCTCCCGGGACGCCCCGCCATCTGCTGAAGGGGGCGGGACATGTTCCGTACTTCACCCACCCGCGAGAGTGTGCGTCGCTGCTCGCGCCCTGGTTGGAGCGGCTCGCCTTCGCGCGGAGTGTCTCGGTGGCGTGA
- a CDS encoding response regulator — protein MEAYKVLVVDDEPQVAHALRRLLRREGFDVQLAFNGEEALERLKGFSPDIVLTDFRMPGMTGSELLQRVKRLHPLALRLIISGYADFKSVVASVNEGEICRFISKPWDDAELVTYLSGLLRHRETLAQLYAPFRAAGQGVSAEVSPTDAALVLKVQVADPAFPAEQAVSIIERFAGLLADDSLKVVGGLLERFGGRLSFVAEVGGPQRLRLELPVRADAPAANLRQGLGEA, from the coding sequence ATGGAAGCATACAAGGTGCTGGTGGTGGACGACGAGCCGCAGGTGGCACATGCCCTCCGGCGGCTGTTACGGCGTGAGGGATTCGACGTCCAGCTCGCCTTCAACGGGGAAGAGGCGCTGGAGCGCCTCAAGGGTTTCAGTCCAGACATTGTCCTGACGGACTTCCGGATGCCGGGAATGACAGGCAGTGAGCTGCTCCAACGCGTCAAGCGGCTGCACCCCCTGGCGCTGCGGCTCATCATCTCTGGCTATGCCGACTTCAAGTCGGTGGTGGCCTCGGTGAACGAAGGCGAAATCTGCCGCTTCATCAGCAAGCCCTGGGATGACGCGGAGCTGGTGACATACCTGTCGGGCCTCTTGCGCCACCGGGAGACGCTCGCCCAGCTCTACGCCCCGTTCCGCGCCGCGGGCCAGGGCGTCAGCGCGGAGGTGAGCCCCACCGACGCGGCGCTCGTCCTGAAGGTCCAGGTGGCGGACCCGGCCTTCCCGGCGGAGCAGGCCGTCTCCATCATCGAGCGCTTCGCGGGGCTGCTGGCCGACGACAGCCTGAAGGTGGTCGGCGGCCTGCTGGAGCGGTTCGGCGGAAGGCTGTCCTTCGTCGCGGAAGTGGGAGGCCCCCAGCGACTGAGGCTGGAGCTGCCCGTGCGGGCGGATGCCCCCGCGGCCAACCTCCGCCAGGGACTGGGCGAAGCATGA
- a CDS encoding cytochrome P450, with protein sequence MSKSAPPTFISRFEPHNVENPYPLYARLREEAPVHFSPEMHLWVVSRHDDVKAVVLNPQDFLSANSFRNPVPPAPEVVAVLEQGYPQVPALVDDDPPNHTRMRVIVTKALAPHRLSAMEARVRSITTELLDAFAADGHADLVDKLGYPLPARVIGAIMGLPDSDLERMKRWTEDLALLSAGNVPVARQVECAHGLVSIQKYLAGYIAERRKTPGDDLISALIEARYEDSPPLSDVELISLLSLLHFAGHETTTNLLGNLLVWVLQEPERLKELREDPSRIPRAIEETLRLDSPIQGMMRTTARAVTLNGVEIPANARVLVLFASANRDQTVFHAPDHGDPRRPDVGKHLGFGMGIHYCIGAPLARLEVKLAMEMLLKRLPNLRLAPGNAFSYVPNFLHRGPHRLLVEWDPA encoded by the coding sequence ATGTCCAAGTCTGCCCCGCCCACGTTCATCAGCCGCTTCGAGCCGCACAACGTCGAGAATCCGTATCCGCTCTACGCCCGGCTGCGCGAGGAGGCGCCGGTGCACTTCAGCCCGGAGATGCACCTGTGGGTCGTCTCCCGGCATGACGACGTGAAGGCGGTGGTGCTCAACCCGCAGGACTTCCTCTCCGCCAACTCCTTCCGCAACCCGGTGCCCCCGGCGCCGGAGGTGGTGGCCGTCCTCGAGCAGGGATATCCGCAGGTGCCCGCGCTGGTGGACGACGACCCGCCCAACCACACGCGCATGCGCGTCATCGTCACCAAGGCCCTGGCGCCCCACCGGCTCAGCGCCATGGAGGCGCGGGTGCGCTCCATCACCACGGAGCTCCTGGACGCGTTCGCCGCGGACGGCCACGCGGACCTGGTGGACAAGCTTGGCTATCCGCTCCCCGCGCGCGTCATCGGCGCCATCATGGGCCTGCCCGACTCCGACCTGGAGCGGATGAAGCGGTGGACGGAGGACCTGGCGCTGCTGTCCGCCGGCAACGTCCCCGTCGCCCGGCAGGTGGAGTGCGCGCACGGACTGGTGTCCATCCAGAAGTACCTGGCGGGCTACATCGCCGAGCGCCGGAAGACCCCGGGCGACGACCTCATCAGCGCGCTCATCGAGGCGCGCTACGAGGACTCGCCGCCGTTGAGCGACGTGGAGCTCATCAGCCTGCTGTCCCTGCTGCACTTCGCCGGACACGAGACGACGACGAACCTGCTGGGCAACCTGCTCGTCTGGGTGCTCCAGGAGCCGGAGCGGCTCAAGGAGCTGCGCGAGGACCCCAGCCGCATCCCCCGCGCCATCGAGGAGACGCTGCGCCTGGACTCCCCCATCCAGGGGATGATGCGCACCACCGCCCGCGCGGTGACGCTGAATGGCGTGGAGATTCCGGCGAACGCGCGCGTGCTCGTCCTCTTCGCCTCCGCCAACCGCGACCAGACCGTCTTCCACGCGCCGGACCACGGCGACCCGCGCCGTCCGGACGTGGGCAAGCACCTGGGCTTCGGCATGGGCATCCACTACTGCATCGGCGCGCCCCTGGCCCGGCTGGAGGTGAAGCTGGCCATGGAGATGCTCCTCAAGCGGCTGCCCAACCTGCGGCTCGCGCCGGGCAACGCCTTCTCCTACGTGCCCAACTTCCTGCACCGGGGCCCGCATCGGCTGCTCGTGGAGTGGGACCCGGCCTGA
- a CDS encoding alanyl-tRNA editing protein, translating into MSTERLYFDDPFLHRFTARVVAHGTWNGAASVVLDRTAFYPEAGGQMADHGVLGGLPVRDVQVDDAGTVHHLLDVGEHVTLPAPGLTLDGVVEAERRRVHMSLHTGQHMLSRALLDLAGAATVSSRLGAVCTIDTDQDTLDEQRVAEAEAHVNATIDADLPIRAFFPTPEELAALPLRRAPKVTDHIRVIQVGDFDVSPCGGTHCTRTGQVGLVRVLGVERYKGKGRVLFSAGPRARKELWEEAGTLRALGRGFTCGPLEVPTVVDKLRRELAEAREALGAARAKLAEHTASELAAALDASPDKHVVAVLDGAGPEELRAVAARLTSRPDAVVFLAGRTPEGLAVLIARGASSPFGCGAFLKRAAAASGGRGGGRPEHAEGRLPTSTDWPALVASLRT; encoded by the coding sequence ATGTCCACCGAGCGCCTCTACTTCGACGACCCGTTCCTCCACCGCTTCACGGCCCGCGTCGTGGCCCACGGCACCTGGAACGGCGCGGCCTCCGTCGTCCTGGACCGCACGGCCTTCTACCCGGAGGCCGGGGGACAGATGGCGGACCACGGCGTGCTGGGCGGGCTGCCCGTGCGCGACGTGCAGGTGGATGACGCGGGCACGGTGCACCACCTCCTGGACGTGGGCGAGCACGTCACCCTGCCCGCCCCCGGGCTCACGCTGGACGGCGTGGTGGAGGCGGAGCGCCGCCGCGTCCACATGTCCCTGCACACCGGGCAGCACATGCTGTCGCGCGCGCTCTTGGACCTCGCGGGCGCGGCCACGGTGTCCTCGCGGCTGGGCGCCGTGTGCACCATCGACACGGACCAGGACACCCTGGACGAGCAGCGCGTCGCCGAGGCCGAGGCCCACGTCAACGCCACCATCGACGCGGACCTCCCGATTCGAGCGTTCTTCCCCACGCCGGAGGAGCTCGCCGCGCTGCCCCTGCGCCGGGCCCCGAAGGTGACGGACCACATCCGCGTCATCCAGGTGGGCGACTTCGACGTGTCCCCCTGCGGCGGCACCCACTGCACGCGCACGGGCCAGGTGGGCCTGGTACGGGTGCTGGGCGTGGAGCGCTACAAGGGCAAGGGCCGCGTGCTCTTCTCCGCGGGCCCTCGGGCTCGCAAGGAGCTGTGGGAGGAAGCGGGCACCCTGCGCGCCCTCGGCCGAGGCTTCACCTGCGGCCCCCTGGAGGTGCCCACCGTGGTGGACAAGCTGCGCCGGGAGCTGGCCGAGGCCCGCGAGGCCCTGGGCGCCGCCCGCGCGAAGCTGGCCGAGCACACCGCCTCGGAGCTCGCCGCCGCGCTGGACGCCTCCCCTGACAAGCACGTCGTCGCCGTCCTGGACGGCGCGGGCCCCGAGGAGCTGCGCGCGGTGGCCGCCCGCCTCACCTCCCGGCCGGACGCGGTGGTGTTCCTCGCCGGCCGCACCCCGGAGGGGCTCGCCGTCCTCATCGCCCGGGGCGCCTCCTCCCCCTTCGGGTGCGGCGCCTTCCTCAAGCGCGCCGCGGCGGCCTCGGGCGGACGGGGCGGAGGGCGCCCCGAGCACGCCGAGGGCCGCCTCCCCACCTCCACCGACTGGCCCGCGCTGGTCGCATCCCTGCGCACCTGA
- a CDS encoding sensor histidine kinase — translation MTGPVSAAPQDKEVDADWVNSRLKRFTLLACLLIHALLVSSLWGRWHTIFVVTSGFLGVTAANQVLASRFFSRHTHAAERVRFTVNMLANVFYGMASDWALPMWLYLPLNALWVDRFADVGARRRLFVMLALVAGVALADGCPPGVPACFVLLSLLTHLISDGRVFLTHHAMRELARQHEELAEAHAQLELAHQRAREQERLTSLGMLAAGVAHEINNPMSYVKSNVNALLMDLRACKQLPPELQEYVDDVLPATADGIRRVVAIVADLRRFARGDPGALEEYDLNEEVAVALRITRTQVQQRCEVQVVLGDLPRLLGRPGQLAQVVVNLLMNAVQAMPERGRIHLSTRMEADEAVLCVHDSGIGMTPEVRAKLFQPFFTTKPAGEGTGMGLAVVHGIVTSHQGRIDVESWPQSGTRITIRLPRIPPLDLHLSGLTGGPLTPPTTKPRPDAA, via the coding sequence ATGACAGGACCTGTGTCCGCGGCGCCCCAAGACAAGGAGGTCGACGCAGACTGGGTGAACAGCCGGCTCAAGCGCTTCACCCTCCTGGCGTGCCTCCTCATCCATGCCCTGCTCGTCTCCAGCCTCTGGGGACGGTGGCACACCATCTTCGTGGTGACGTCGGGCTTCCTCGGGGTGACGGCGGCCAACCAGGTCCTCGCGAGCCGGTTCTTCTCGCGGCACACCCATGCCGCGGAGCGGGTGCGCTTCACCGTCAACATGCTGGCGAATGTCTTCTATGGCATGGCGAGCGACTGGGCGCTGCCCATGTGGCTGTACCTCCCGCTCAACGCGCTCTGGGTGGACCGCTTCGCGGACGTGGGCGCGCGAAGGCGCCTGTTCGTGATGCTGGCGCTGGTGGCGGGCGTGGCCCTGGCGGACGGGTGCCCTCCCGGAGTGCCCGCCTGCTTCGTCTTGCTGTCGCTGCTCACGCACCTCATCTCCGACGGGCGCGTGTTCCTCACCCACCACGCCATGCGGGAGCTGGCCCGGCAGCACGAGGAGCTGGCCGAGGCCCACGCCCAGTTGGAGCTCGCCCACCAGCGCGCCCGCGAGCAGGAGCGGCTGACGAGCCTGGGCATGCTGGCGGCGGGGGTGGCGCATGAAATCAACAACCCCATGAGCTACGTGAAGAGCAACGTGAATGCGTTGCTCATGGACCTGCGGGCCTGCAAGCAATTGCCGCCGGAGCTCCAGGAGTATGTCGACGACGTGCTGCCCGCCACCGCGGACGGCATCCGGCGCGTGGTGGCCATCGTCGCGGACCTGCGGCGCTTCGCGCGCGGGGACCCGGGGGCGCTGGAGGAGTACGACCTCAACGAGGAGGTCGCCGTCGCGCTGCGCATCACCCGTACCCAGGTACAGCAGCGCTGCGAGGTGCAGGTGGTATTGGGTGACTTGCCGCGCCTCCTGGGTCGCCCCGGACAGCTGGCGCAGGTGGTGGTGAATCTCTTGATGAACGCGGTGCAGGCCATGCCCGAGCGGGGGCGAATCCACCTGTCCACGCGAATGGAGGCCGACGAGGCCGTTCTGTGTGTTCACGACTCGGGCATCGGCATGACGCCGGAGGTGCGGGCCAAGCTCTTCCAGCCCTTCTTCACCACCAAGCCCGCAGGTGAAGGCACGGGAATGGGACTGGCCGTCGTGCATGGCATCGTCACCTCTCATCAAGGCCGCATCGACGTGGAGAGTTGGCCACAGAGCGGCACGCGCATCACCATCAGGCTCCCCCGGATTCCCCCGCTGGACCTGCACCTCTCCGGGCTCACCGGAGGTCCGTTGACTCCACCCACGACCAAGCCCCGTCCCGACGCGGCATGA
- a CDS encoding SGNH/GDSL hydrolase family protein: MQNRFTRWLVVLLVFISTGAVASSGQEVSPAKGAERPEPPAAAPPVSPAVERSRSVLLLGDSLIATGFGDYLLARLEAHPEIRASRRARSSTGLARPDFFDWMEVGEEEVKRHQPDVVVVILGGNDGQSLLERGGGKPIHWGKPEWEDAYRRRIESFAGVIAAPGRKIIWLELPATGLKRFEQKLALIRGLQREVISSRADARYVDTREYFTDAQGKALLHARVEGFRKPMKLRMSDGVHFTIAGGRYFASKVYPEVLGALGLSRG; encoded by the coding sequence ATGCAGAACCGTTTCACGCGTTGGCTCGTCGTTCTTCTCGTCTTCATCTCCACGGGGGCCGTTGCGTCGTCGGGGCAGGAGGTCAGCCCCGCGAAGGGCGCTGAGCGTCCCGAGCCTCCCGCCGCCGCGCCGCCGGTGTCTCCCGCGGTGGAGCGTTCCCGCTCGGTGCTGCTCTTGGGGGACAGCCTCATCGCCACGGGCTTCGGGGACTACCTGCTGGCTCGCCTGGAGGCCCATCCGGAGATCCGCGCGTCGCGCCGCGCGCGCTCCTCCACGGGCCTGGCCCGTCCCGACTTCTTCGATTGGATGGAGGTGGGCGAGGAGGAGGTGAAGCGGCACCAGCCCGACGTGGTGGTGGTCATCCTGGGCGGCAATGACGGCCAGTCGCTCCTGGAGCGCGGTGGGGGCAAGCCCATCCACTGGGGCAAGCCCGAGTGGGAGGACGCGTACCGCCGCCGCATCGAATCGTTCGCGGGCGTCATCGCCGCGCCGGGGCGGAAGATCATCTGGCTGGAGCTGCCGGCCACCGGGCTGAAGCGCTTCGAGCAGAAGCTGGCGCTCATCCGGGGCCTCCAGCGCGAGGTCATCAGCTCCCGGGCGGATGCGCGGTATGTCGACACGCGCGAGTACTTCACCGACGCCCAGGGCAAGGCCCTGCTCCACGCGCGCGTCGAGGGCTTCCGCAAGCCGATGAAGCTGCGCATGAGTGACGGCGTGCACTTCACCATCGCGGGAGGCCGCTACTTCGCGAGCAAGGTCTATCCCGAGGTGTTGGGCGCGCTGGGGCTGTCGCGCGGATAG
- a CDS encoding amino acid ABC transporter ATP-binding protein has product MIEVKDLCKRYEGRWVLDGFCASFAPGEVVALVGPSGCGKSTLLRCLNGLEPFDAGHIRVGDAVLEPGAASRSGALVSSIRRRVGFVFQQWHLFAHRTALGNVIEAPRFVRGLDVKAATELGRVLLEKVGLEHRAGAYPSELSGGEQQRVAIARALAMEPEVLLLDEPTSALDPERVGELVALLSRLRDDGLTLVTVTHEMRFARELATRMLVLHGGRVLEEGPPEQVLERPRHERTRAFLGLERASRPEEAPAASLGAGRSHVPQVFPGATARE; this is encoded by the coding sequence ATGATTGAAGTGAAGGACCTGTGCAAGCGCTACGAGGGGCGCTGGGTGTTGGACGGCTTTTGCGCATCGTTCGCCCCAGGAGAGGTGGTGGCGCTCGTCGGCCCGTCGGGATGTGGCAAGAGCACGCTCCTGCGGTGTCTGAACGGGTTGGAGCCGTTCGACGCCGGGCACATCCGGGTGGGGGACGCCGTGCTGGAGCCCGGCGCGGCGAGCAGGAGCGGCGCCCTGGTGTCGAGCATCCGACGCCGCGTGGGCTTCGTCTTCCAGCAGTGGCACCTGTTCGCGCACCGCACGGCGCTGGGCAACGTCATCGAGGCCCCGCGCTTCGTGCGCGGCCTGGACGTGAAGGCGGCCACGGAGCTGGGGCGCGTGCTGCTCGAGAAGGTGGGCCTGGAGCACCGCGCGGGGGCCTACCCGTCGGAGCTGTCCGGCGGTGAGCAGCAGCGGGTGGCCATTGCCCGGGCGCTGGCGATGGAGCCGGAGGTCCTGCTGCTGGACGAGCCCACCAGCGCGTTGGACCCGGAGCGCGTGGGGGAGCTCGTGGCGCTGCTGTCGCGGCTGCGCGACGACGGGCTCACGCTGGTGACGGTGACCCACGAGATGCGCTTCGCGCGGGAGCTGGCGACGCGGATGCTGGTGCTGCACGGCGGCCGGGTCCTGGAGGAAGGGCCACCGGAGCAGGTGCTGGAGCGACCGAGGCATGAGCGCACCCGCGCCTTCCTGGGCCTGGAGCGCGCCAGTCGACCCGAGGAGGCGCCCGCCGCCTCGCTCGGCGCGGGCAGAAGCCACGTGCCCCAGGTGTTTCCTGGCGCCACCGCGAGGGAGTGA
- a CDS encoding ABC transporter substrate-binding protein/permease, which translates to MTSCVQREESGLERVRRSGELRWGADAQGGEPYAMEDPEVPGRMRGFEVELADALARELGVRARFVQNDWSSLIPSLERGSFDVALNGIEVTPARSGRILFTRPYYIFQLRLMARGDDRSVTGLASLKGRRVGTLANSQAWELLQREGVQAVPYEGVEEPYIDLEQGRVDAVLMDDLIAQRYGQPRARLRVVGDVGEGYYAIAVRPGDEDLRAALDVAIGHVARSGELRAIFQRWSIDNASQQRMVEWSDAQTRQVLAQTQAPRLGWAQGVLFLQAALVTLVVSVGAMTLAVPLGAGLALVRLYGPRWLGRLASLYVELFRGTPVLLQLYVLYYGLAGVLRLDALSAAVLGLGLNYAAYEAEVYRAGVLAVPRGQFEAALALGMSTRMAVRRVIFPQAFRVALPGVTNDFIALLKDSSLVSVISVVELTKRMTITAVDVRSWLLPGALCAALYLAMSYPLSVLARRLEARLARG; encoded by the coding sequence ATGACGTCGTGCGTCCAGCGAGAGGAGTCCGGGCTGGAGCGGGTGCGGAGGTCCGGGGAGCTGCGCTGGGGCGCGGATGCCCAGGGCGGTGAGCCCTATGCGATGGAGGACCCGGAGGTCCCCGGGCGCATGCGCGGCTTCGAGGTGGAGCTGGCGGACGCGCTGGCGCGGGAGCTGGGCGTGCGCGCGCGCTTCGTCCAGAACGACTGGTCCAGCCTCATCCCGTCGCTGGAGCGCGGCTCGTTCGACGTGGCGCTCAACGGCATCGAAGTCACGCCCGCGCGCAGCGGACGCATCCTCTTCACCCGGCCCTACTACATCTTCCAGCTGCGGCTGATGGCGCGCGGGGACGACCGCTCGGTGACGGGGCTTGCGTCGCTGAAGGGCCGGAGGGTGGGCACGCTGGCCAACTCCCAGGCGTGGGAGCTGCTCCAGCGCGAGGGTGTCCAGGCCGTGCCCTATGAAGGGGTGGAGGAGCCCTACATCGACCTGGAGCAGGGGCGGGTGGACGCGGTGTTGATGGATGACCTCATCGCCCAGCGCTATGGCCAGCCGCGGGCCCGGCTGCGGGTGGTGGGCGACGTGGGCGAGGGCTACTACGCCATCGCCGTGCGCCCCGGGGACGAGGACCTGCGCGCCGCGCTGGACGTGGCCATCGGCCATGTCGCGCGCTCGGGGGAGCTGCGCGCCATCTTCCAGCGGTGGAGCATCGACAATGCCTCGCAGCAGCGGATGGTGGAGTGGAGCGACGCGCAGACGCGCCAGGTGCTGGCGCAGACCCAGGCGCCCCGGCTGGGGTGGGCCCAGGGCGTGTTGTTCCTCCAGGCCGCGCTGGTGACGCTGGTGGTGTCCGTGGGGGCCATGACGCTCGCGGTGCCCTTGGGGGCGGGGTTGGCGCTGGTCCGGCTGTATGGCCCGCGGTGGCTCGGGCGGCTGGCGTCGCTCTACGTGGAGCTGTTCCGAGGCACGCCGGTGCTGCTCCAGCTCTACGTCCTCTATTACGGCCTGGCGGGTGTGCTGCGGCTGGACGCGCTCAGCGCGGCCGTGCTGGGGCTGGGGCTGAACTACGCGGCCTATGAGGCGGAGGTGTATCGCGCGGGTGTGCTGGCGGTGCCTCGAGGACAGTTCGAGGCCGCGCTCGCGCTGGGAATGTCCACGCGCATGGCGGTGCGGCGGGTGATTTTTCCCCAGGCCTTCCGCGTGGCGCTGCCCGGTGTGACGAATGATTTCATCGCCTTGCTCAAGGACAGTTCGCTGGTGTCCGTCATCTCCGTTGTCGAACTCACCAAGCGGATGACCATCACCGCGGTGGATGTTCGCAGTTGGTTGCTGCCTGGGGCGCTGTGCGCGGCGTTGTATCTGGCGATGAGCTACCCTTTGTCCGTCCTGGCAAGGCGGTTGGAAGCGAGGTTGGCGCGCGGATGA